Proteins co-encoded in one Leucobacter exalbidus genomic window:
- the recQ gene encoding DNA helicase RecQ → MPAPGSLGGSSGTGAAAPAPAHAPTPAQAAPAQPVRRPVVAQPPAHPIVQPAPAGLNAGAKHVGRDPREVLAEVFGYDAFRGDQDAIVRHVAAGGDAVVLMPTGGGKSMCYQVPSLVREGTGVVLSPLVALMHDQVAALRLAGVRAASLNSSMSMDERREVERAYVQGELDLLYLAPERLSSPGTIDLLARGHIALFAIDEAHCVSQWGHDFRPDYLRLGALAERWPDVPRIALTATATPETHREITERLHLGEAKHFVSNFDRPNIRYRIESKQNARAQLTQFVRGEHAGEAGIVYALSRKRVEQTAKALRDAGVDAVAYHAGLPSHVRLDAQTRFLREDGVVVVATIAFGMGIDKPDVRFVAHIDLPKSIEGYYQETGRAGRDGAPSEAWLAYGLQDVVQQRQMIESGDGDQVTRTNQTRHLNQMLALCETVECRRAFLLRYFGQETEPGTGAAPTACGNCDVCLNPPKLWDATVPAQMLLSTILRTHRERGRTYAAGQHIDVLCGVASERATQMKLDELTTWGIGKEWSVAQWRGVVRHMLAVGLIEARGEWGVLEPTQDAKPVLSGEMPVRMREEVLARAATGGAGRRVRGAAGAGSSSKRSAAAADLSPEQAEIFERLRAWRAEEARRQGVPGYVVFGDATLAALAVHTPTNDEQLLAVSGIGQVKLERYGAAVLEVLAA, encoded by the coding sequence ATGCCCGCACCCGGCAGCCTCGGCGGCAGCAGCGGTACCGGGGCGGCAGCACCTGCGCCCGCCCACGCACCAACGCCCGCACAGGCCGCACCCGCGCAGCCCGTACGCAGGCCCGTAGTGGCGCAGCCACCCGCCCACCCGATCGTGCAGCCCGCCCCCGCCGGCCTCAACGCCGGTGCCAAGCACGTGGGGCGCGACCCCCGCGAGGTGCTGGCCGAGGTCTTTGGCTACGACGCGTTTCGCGGTGACCAAGATGCGATCGTGCGCCACGTTGCCGCGGGCGGCGACGCCGTTGTGCTGATGCCTACCGGCGGCGGCAAATCGATGTGTTATCAGGTGCCGTCGCTCGTGCGCGAGGGCACCGGAGTGGTGCTCTCACCCCTCGTCGCGCTCATGCATGACCAGGTAGCGGCGCTGCGATTGGCCGGGGTGCGTGCTGCCTCGCTGAACTCGTCCATGAGCATGGATGAACGCCGCGAGGTTGAGCGTGCCTACGTGCAGGGCGAACTCGATCTGCTCTACCTCGCGCCCGAGCGATTGTCGTCGCCCGGCACCATCGACCTGCTCGCACGCGGGCACATCGCCCTGTTCGCGATCGATGAGGCGCACTGTGTGTCGCAGTGGGGCCACGACTTTCGGCCCGACTACCTGCGGCTGGGCGCGCTTGCCGAGCGCTGGCCCGACGTGCCCCGCATCGCACTTACCGCGACTGCGACGCCCGAGACGCACCGTGAAATCACCGAGCGGTTGCACCTGGGCGAAGCCAAACACTTTGTGTCGAACTTCGACCGGCCCAACATTCGGTACCGCATCGAATCAAAGCAGAACGCCCGCGCTCAGCTGACCCAGTTTGTGCGCGGTGAGCACGCCGGCGAGGCCGGCATTGTGTACGCGCTGAGCCGCAAACGGGTTGAGCAGACGGCAAAGGCCCTGCGCGACGCCGGAGTCGACGCTGTCGCCTACCACGCGGGTCTTCCGTCTCACGTGCGGCTCGACGCGCAGACCAGGTTTTTGCGCGAAGACGGCGTGGTCGTGGTCGCCACGATCGCGTTCGGAATGGGCATCGATAAGCCCGATGTGCGCTTCGTCGCCCACATCGACCTGCCCAAATCGATCGAGGGCTACTACCAAGAGACGGGCCGCGCGGGCCGCGACGGAGCCCCCTCAGAAGCCTGGCTGGCGTACGGCCTGCAAGACGTGGTGCAGCAGCGGCAGATGATCGAATCAGGCGACGGCGATCAGGTCACCCGCACGAACCAGACCAGGCACCTCAACCAGATGCTTGCGCTGTGCGAAACGGTCGAGTGCCGGCGTGCATTCTTGCTGCGTTACTTCGGGCAAGAGACTGAGCCGGGTACCGGGGCCGCGCCCACCGCGTGCGGCAACTGCGATGTCTGCCTCAACCCACCCAAACTGTGGGACGCAACGGTGCCCGCGCAGATGCTGTTGTCGACCATCCTGCGCACGCATCGCGAGCGCGGCCGCACCTACGCGGCGGGCCAGCACATCGATGTGCTGTGCGGCGTCGCCTCTGAGCGCGCGACCCAAATGAAGCTCGACGAGCTGACCACCTGGGGCATCGGCAAGGAATGGTCGGTGGCGCAGTGGCGCGGAGTCGTGCGGCACATGCTCGCCGTCGGGCTGATCGAGGCGCGCGGTGAGTGGGGTGTGCTCGAGCCCACCCAAGACGCGAAGCCTGTGCTGAGCGGTGAGATGCCGGTGCGCATGCGCGAGGAGGTACTCGCGCGCGCTGCCACGGGCGGTGCCGGGCGCCGGGTGCGTGGGGCTGCTGGGGCAGGCTCCTCGTCAAAGCGCTCTGCCGCCGCGGCCGACCTCTCGCCCGAGCAAGCCGAGATCTTTGAACGGCTGCGGGCTTGGCGTGCTGAGGAAGCGCGTCGCCAGGGGGTTCCCGGGTATGTGGTGTTTGGTGACGCGACGCTCGCAGCGCTCGCGGTGCACACCCCGACGAACGACGAACAGCTGCTCGCAGTGTCGGGCATCGGCCAGGTGAAACTCGAACGCTACGGAGCAGCCGTGCTCGAAGTGCTCGCAGCCTAA
- a CDS encoding nucleoside phosphorylase: MAPVRLPADAELPLLRARVSDLADRALVVGDPGRAARVAELLDNPVQLTANREYHVYSGSYKGVPVTVASHGVGAAGAAVCFEELARGGVTRIIRSGTAGGIQPEVVDGAIVVATGAVRADGVSHQLVPTEFPAIATPELTIALRVAAEATGLNVHTGIVLTGDMFYPSDVIVGVDHRMWQRAGIVAVEMEAAALFVIASLHGIEAGGVFAIDGNPLADADEAMDGYDPYRDIVTQAVDGALTAALDVLVS, encoded by the coding sequence ATGGCACCCGTACGACTTCCCGCTGACGCCGAACTGCCGCTGCTGCGCGCTCGCGTTTCTGACCTTGCCGATCGCGCACTCGTGGTGGGGGATCCGGGCCGTGCGGCCCGCGTGGCCGAGCTGCTCGACAACCCGGTGCAGCTCACCGCCAACCGTGAATACCACGTCTACTCGGGCAGCTACAAGGGCGTGCCCGTCACCGTTGCCTCGCACGGCGTGGGCGCGGCCGGTGCCGCGGTCTGCTTTGAGGAGCTCGCACGCGGCGGGGTCACCCGCATCATTCGCTCGGGCACCGCGGGCGGCATCCAGCCCGAGGTCGTCGACGGTGCGATCGTCGTCGCGACCGGTGCCGTGCGCGCCGACGGTGTGAGCCACCAGCTCGTGCCCACCGAGTTCCCTGCCATCGCGACCCCCGAGCTGACGATCGCGTTGCGCGTGGCCGCCGAAGCCACCGGGCTCAACGTGCACACGGGCATCGTGCTCACGGGTGACATGTTCTACCCGAGCGATGTCATCGTGGGCGTCGACCACCGCATGTGGCAGCGCGCGGGCATCGTCGCCGTTGAGATGGAGGCCGCGGCCCTGTTCGTGATCGCTTCACTGCACGGCATTGAGGCTGGCGGCGTCTTCGCCATCGACGGTAACCCGCTCGCCGATGCCGATGAAGCCATGGACGGCTACGACCCCTACCGCGACATCGTCACCCAGGCCGTCGACGGGGCGCTCACCGCCGCCCTCGACGTGCTGGTTTCATAG
- the trhA gene encoding PAQR family membrane homeostasis protein TrhA translates to MTSPGVPAPDRPLEDGRTAAPATGAAAQAAEVKPLWRGWIHAATFPVATAAGIVLVVLAHGPIAKWAAFVYMLSSMLLFGISALYHRGNWTPATRQVYRRLDHSNIFLLIAGTYTPIALLALPLKQGVVLLCAVWAGALVGIAVRMFWLAAPRWLYVLLYVLLGWAAVMFLGDIARANLAAMVLVAVGGLLYTLGAVAYALKRPNPVPGVFGFHEIFHTLTVLAFACHWSAALLLVLDPFYLR, encoded by the coding sequence ATGACCTCCCCCGGTGTTCCTGCCCCCGACCGCCCACTCGAGGATGGGCGCACCGCCGCCCCGGCGACCGGTGCTGCTGCGCAGGCGGCCGAGGTGAAGCCGCTGTGGCGCGGGTGGATTCACGCCGCCACGTTTCCGGTGGCGACCGCGGCGGGGATCGTGCTGGTGGTACTCGCGCACGGCCCGATCGCGAAGTGGGCTGCGTTCGTGTACATGCTCTCGAGCATGCTGCTGTTTGGTATCTCTGCGCTGTACCACCGGGGCAACTGGACGCCGGCGACCCGGCAGGTGTACCGCCGCCTTGATCACTCCAATATTTTCTTACTGATCGCGGGCACCTACACCCCGATCGCATTGCTCGCGCTCCCCCTCAAGCAGGGCGTGGTGCTGCTGTGCGCGGTGTGGGCGGGCGCCCTCGTGGGTATCGCGGTGCGCATGTTCTGGTTGGCGGCGCCCCGGTGGCTCTATGTGCTGCTGTATGTGTTGCTGGGTTGGGCGGCCGTAATGTTCTTGGGCGACATTGCGCGCGCGAACCTCGCGGCGATGGTGCTCGTGGCCGTGGGCGGGCTGCTCTACACGCTCGGCGCGGTGGCCTACGCCTTGAAGCGCCCGAACCCGGTGCCCGGCGTCTTTGGGTTTCACGAGATCTTTCACACGCTCACAGTGCTCGCGTTCGCGTGCCACTGGAGTGCGGCGCTGCTGCTCGTGCTCGATCCGTTCTATCTGCGGTAG
- a CDS encoding DUF4307 domain-containing protein, with protein MSPVDPTHAGSAHADQALTSTDVEAPALAASTASQALENRYGSARRRRFDRRFALWTAGALVLACIGFFFFSGWQTTSQIDWQDIGYTKKSELVLEARFEVTGPANTAVACAVEALNTSKATVGWKIIEIPPSDKFTHTISTKLVTTTPATAVTTRECWVVV; from the coding sequence GTGTCACCGGTGGATCCCACACACGCAGGCTCGGCACACGCCGACCAGGCGCTCACTTCAACAGACGTTGAAGCTCCCGCTTTAGCCGCGTCAACGGCGTCGCAAGCACTCGAGAATCGTTATGGTTCGGCGCGCAGGCGCCGTTTCGATCGCCGATTCGCGCTGTGGACCGCGGGCGCGTTGGTGCTCGCATGCATCGGTTTCTTTTTCTTTAGCGGTTGGCAAACCACCAGCCAGATCGACTGGCAAGACATCGGGTACACCAAGAAGTCTGAGCTGGTGCTCGAGGCCAGGTTCGAAGTGACCGGCCCGGCCAACACGGCGGTCGCCTGTGCGGTTGAAGCACTCAACACGTCAAAAGCCACCGTCGGGTGGAAGATCATTGAGATCCCCCCGAGTGACAAGTTCACCCACACCATCAGCACCAAGCTGGTGACGACTACCCCCGCCACCGCGGTCACCACGCGCGAATGCTGGGTGGTAGTTTAA
- a CDS encoding amidohydrolase has protein sequence MSHPETILLADAMLTPAGPVAPAELAFDAAGRITYAGAPRATSLAAAGSGSAPAEATAPEAPASPETQADAEAQATAATPVVHQLAGHVLMPGLVNGHTHSAMTLLRGVSDDEGFMPWLAAVQGLEQHLTHDDVAVGLQLAMIEMIETGTVAFADMYHWDERLIELVRGAGMRAMVALASFTPEAVGFPGVSPWNGADTVTQTEQLAERYAGDPQIRVAYGPHAPYTCPPEFLRDIGERAKRLGIPVHTHISESAAEVAQITEQYGATPAAHLASLGLFDAEVLAAHCVHITDDEIAEFASHGVAVSHNPVSNLKLGCGVARLPEWQQAGLRISLGTDSVASNNSLDLFEEIKLAATLHRGVRGDAAIVRAADVLGIATSGGAEALGFAGSGSLAVGALADVIALDVSGSAATPLDLAGADAAALTSHLGFAATGHDVRHVFVGGRHLYANGEHLTLDALAIRVRARAARARLREAAAAADPAAADPAAE, from the coding sequence ATGAGCCACCCCGAGACCATTCTGCTCGCCGACGCGATGCTCACCCCCGCAGGCCCGGTCGCCCCGGCCGAGCTGGCCTTCGACGCCGCGGGCCGCATCACCTACGCTGGCGCCCCGCGCGCCACCTCGCTGGCGGCGGCAGGATCCGGATCAGCACCCGCCGAAGCAACAGCACCCGAAGCGCCCGCATCACCCGAGACCCAGGCAGACGCCGAAGCCCAGGCAACCGCAGCCACCCCGGTCGTGCACCAGCTCGCCGGGCACGTGCTCATGCCGGGGCTCGTGAACGGGCACACGCACTCGGCGATGACGCTGCTGCGCGGGGTGTCTGACGACGAGGGATTCATGCCGTGGCTGGCGGCGGTGCAGGGGCTCGAGCAGCACCTCACCCACGACGATGTGGCGGTCGGGCTGCAGCTCGCGATGATCGAGATGATCGAGACCGGCACAGTCGCGTTCGCCGATATGTACCACTGGGATGAACGGCTGATCGAGCTCGTGCGCGGCGCCGGCATGCGCGCGATGGTCGCGCTCGCGTCGTTCACGCCCGAGGCCGTGGGCTTCCCTGGCGTCTCACCCTGGAACGGTGCCGACACCGTCACCCAGACCGAGCAGCTCGCCGAGCGTTACGCCGGCGACCCGCAGATTCGGGTCGCGTACGGCCCGCACGCGCCCTACACCTGCCCGCCCGAGTTTCTGCGCGACATCGGTGAGCGGGCCAAGCGCCTGGGTATTCCGGTGCACACCCACATCTCTGAATCGGCGGCCGAGGTCGCCCAGATCACCGAGCAGTACGGGGCCACGCCCGCCGCGCACCTCGCGTCGCTGGGACTCTTTGACGCCGAGGTGCTTGCCGCGCACTGCGTGCACATCACCGACGACGAGATCGCCGAGTTCGCGAGCCACGGTGTCGCCGTGAGCCACAACCCGGTCTCCAACCTCAAACTGGGCTGCGGCGTCGCCCGCCTGCCCGAGTGGCAACAGGCCGGCCTGCGCATCAGTCTCGGCACTGACTCGGTCGCCTCGAATAACTCGCTCGATCTGTTCGAAGAGATCAAGCTTGCCGCCACCCTGCACCGCGGAGTGCGCGGCGACGCCGCCATCGTGCGCGCCGCCGATGTGCTCGGGATCGCAACGAGCGGCGGGGCCGAGGCGCTGGGCTTCGCAGGCTCCGGATCCCTCGCCGTCGGTGCCCTCGCCGATGTTATCGCCCTCGACGTGTCGGGCTCGGCGGCTACCCCGCTTGATCTTGCGGGCGCCGATGCCGCAGCGCTCACCTCGCACCTGGGGTTCGCCGCGACGGGGCACGATGTGCGCCACGTATTTGTGGGCGGCCGTCACCTCTATGCGAACGGTGAGCACCTCACGCTTGACGCGCTCGCCATTCGGGTGCGTGCCCGCGCGGCCAGGGCTCGGCTGCGCGAAGCGGCTGCTGCGGCTGATCCCGCCGCTGCCGATCCGGCCGCCGAATAA
- the mca gene encoding mycothiol conjugate amidase Mca gives MALRLIAVHAHPDDESSKGAATYAHYLDEGVEVLIVSCTGGERGDVLNELVARNPKSRRDLAGLRRDEMARARDIIGFEHQWLGYEDSGLPPEGDPVPAGSFADIPAEVSAEALVRIVRDFKPHVMITYNEQGGYPHPDHIRCHEISKIAWDTAGDASAYPEAGEPWSIDKLYYEEIFNAKRVNTVYQWLLDNDAASPLVEQFEQLREWMGKRPYRGTAQVNVGRFFEQRDEALRAHESQVPPDSTFFFWPLELQREAWPFEDYRLAASRVATSEFEADLFQGIEEARA, from the coding sequence ATGGCGCTGAGGTTAATCGCGGTACACGCACACCCCGACGACGAATCAAGTAAGGGTGCGGCGACGTACGCTCACTATCTCGACGAGGGCGTCGAAGTACTCATCGTGAGCTGCACAGGGGGCGAGCGCGGCGACGTGCTCAACGAGCTCGTTGCACGCAACCCGAAGAGTCGACGTGACCTCGCAGGTCTTCGCCGCGACGAGATGGCACGTGCCCGCGACATCATCGGGTTCGAACACCAGTGGCTGGGGTACGAAGACTCGGGCCTTCCGCCCGAGGGTGACCCTGTGCCTGCCGGATCATTCGCTGACATTCCAGCCGAGGTCTCTGCCGAGGCACTGGTGCGCATCGTGCGAGATTTCAAACCCCACGTGATGATCACGTACAACGAGCAGGGCGGCTACCCCCACCCCGATCACATTCGGTGCCACGAGATCAGCAAGATCGCGTGGGACACCGCGGGTGACGCCTCGGCATACCCCGAAGCGGGCGAGCCGTGGAGCATTGACAAGCTGTACTACGAAGAGATTTTTAACGCGAAGCGCGTCAACACGGTGTACCAGTGGCTGCTCGACAACGATGCGGCCTCGCCGCTCGTTGAGCAGTTCGAGCAGCTGCGCGAGTGGATGGGCAAGCGCCCCTACCGCGGCACCGCTCAGGTCAACGTTGGTCGATTCTTCGAACAGCGCGACGAGGCTTTGCGCGCCCACGAGAGCCAGGTGCCGCCCGACAGCACCTTCTTCTTCTGGCCGCTTGAGCTGCAACGTGAAGCGTGGCCATTCGAGGATTATCGGCTTGCTGCGTCGCGGGTTGCGACGAGCGAGTTCGAAGCAGATTTGTTTCAAGGCATTGAGGAGGCCCGCGCGTGA
- a CDS encoding SDR family NAD(P)-dependent oxidoreductase, with product MTIRPDTDDSEANVPTHRDPTLPSLHGQRVLITGASGGVGGGIAEAFADAGAHVAVHYRGSAETAFELVERLRERGCEAVAVRADLGQPGAAEALIADTVRALGGIDGLVNNAGVQPVQTLTDTSRSDWDTVHATNLGAVFELSRAAAAAMNEDPAASGARWITHIASVEAHRPSPAHAHYAAAKAGLIMHARAAALELGPDGIRVNTVSPGLVDRPGLAEGWPEGVASWTSHAPLGRLATARDIGNACVLLASPAASFITGQDLAVDGGMLATPGW from the coding sequence GTGACTATTCGACCCGACACCGACGACTCGGAGGCTAACGTGCCCACCCACCGCGACCCCACTCTGCCATCGCTTCACGGCCAGCGCGTACTCATCACGGGCGCCTCGGGCGGCGTGGGCGGCGGCATCGCCGAAGCGTTCGCTGATGCCGGCGCCCACGTAGCCGTGCACTACCGCGGCTCGGCCGAGACCGCCTTCGAGCTAGTCGAGCGGCTGCGCGAGCGCGGCTGCGAAGCGGTGGCGGTGCGCGCCGACCTCGGGCAGCCAGGCGCCGCCGAAGCCCTCATCGCCGACACGGTGCGTGCGCTTGGCGGCATCGACGGGCTCGTCAACAACGCCGGAGTGCAGCCGGTGCAGACCCTCACCGACACGTCGCGCAGCGACTGGGACACCGTGCACGCGACCAACCTGGGCGCCGTGTTCGAACTGTCGCGCGCCGCGGCCGCCGCAATGAACGAAGACCCGGCGGCCTCGGGCGCGCGCTGGATCACGCACATCGCTTCGGTTGAGGCGCATCGCCCCTCGCCCGCGCACGCGCACTACGCCGCGGCGAAGGCCGGACTGATCATGCACGCCCGCGCGGCCGCGCTCGAGCTGGGCCCCGACGGCATTCGCGTGAACACCGTCTCTCCCGGCCTCGTCGACCGGCCGGGGCTGGCCGAGGGCTGGCCTGAGGGCGTCGCGAGCTGGACGAGCCACGCACCGCTCGGCCGCCTCGCGACCGCCCGCGACATCGGCAACGCCTGCGTGCTGCTCGCATCACCAGCGGCCAGCTTCATCACCGGGCAAGACCTCGCCGTCGACGGCGGCATGCTCGCCACCCCCGGATGGTAA
- a CDS encoding HAD family phosphatase translates to MRPAFAAVLFDCDGVLVDSEIITMGVLREMLHELGWPISETECVSLFVGRALKDQGPLIFDHTGVHTDEAWIAQFRERRDVALSAQVEAIPGIEAALGIISDVYGKKIAVASGADRKKIELQLARTGLDRFFDGRLFSGMEVPKSKPAPDVYLAAARALGVAPERAVVVEDTVAGVIAGVAAGATVLGYSNGSHASTAPQALRKAGAASVFSNMAELATLVCSEQDA, encoded by the coding sequence GTGCGGCCCGCATTCGCCGCGGTGCTGTTTGACTGTGACGGCGTGCTCGTTGACTCAGAGATCATCACCATGGGTGTGCTGCGTGAGATGCTGCACGAGCTGGGTTGGCCGATCTCTGAAACCGAATGTGTGTCGCTGTTCGTGGGCCGCGCGCTGAAGGATCAGGGCCCGTTGATCTTTGACCACACCGGGGTGCACACCGACGAGGCGTGGATCGCGCAGTTCCGCGAGCGCCGCGATGTCGCCCTCAGCGCGCAGGTCGAGGCGATCCCCGGCATCGAGGCCGCACTTGGCATCATCAGTGACGTGTACGGCAAGAAGATTGCCGTGGCGAGCGGCGCCGATCGCAAGAAGATCGAGCTGCAGCTGGCCCGCACCGGCCTCGACCGATTCTTCGACGGCCGCCTGTTCAGCGGCATGGAGGTGCCGAAGTCGAAGCCCGCGCCCGACGTCTACCTCGCTGCGGCGCGTGCCCTCGGGGTGGCCCCCGAGCGTGCGGTGGTCGTTGAAGACACCGTCGCAGGGGTCATCGCGGGTGTCGCCGCCGGCGCCACCGTGCTCGGGTACTCGAACGGATCGCACGCGAGCACGGCGCCGCAGGCGCTGCGCAAGGCTGGTGCGGCAAGCGTGTTCTCGAACATGGCCGAGCTGGCTACGCTCGTGTGCTCTGAGCAGGACGCATAA
- the uppS gene encoding polyprenyl diphosphate synthase — MNAQQSTPRAGLLYRLYQRRLRHEIDKSLVPGHIAVIVDGNRRWAKLRLQERAAFGHRAGAKKVPEFLSWCEEAGVNTVTLYLLSADNLGARDSQELEDLFGIIGDLATELAAHDGWCVKHVGSCDGLSPELTAALAAAEAGCSEVGESGQRGAAGAPVTKLHINLAVGYGGRSEITAAVRDIIAEHQAEGGTIETLPEHLTPDSIGAHLWTRGQADPDLIIRTSGEQRLSDFMIWQSAHAEFYFVEALYPDLREVDFLRALRDYSTRHRRLGG; from the coding sequence GTGAATGCGCAGCAGTCGACACCACGAGCCGGTCTGCTCTACCGGCTTTACCAGCGACGCCTGCGACACGAGATTGACAAGTCGCTCGTGCCTGGCCACATCGCCGTCATCGTTGACGGCAACCGGCGCTGGGCCAAGCTCCGCCTGCAAGAGCGCGCCGCCTTCGGGCACCGCGCCGGCGCCAAGAAGGTGCCCGAGTTTCTGTCGTGGTGCGAAGAAGCCGGCGTCAACACCGTCACCCTCTACCTGCTTTCGGCCGACAACCTCGGCGCCCGCGACAGCCAAGAGCTTGAAGACCTCTTCGGCATCATCGGCGACCTCGCCACCGAGCTCGCCGCCCACGACGGCTGGTGCGTGAAACACGTCGGCTCATGCGACGGCCTCTCACCCGAGCTCACGGCCGCCCTCGCCGCCGCCGAGGCAGGCTGCTCAGAGGTAGGCGAGAGTGGGCAGCGCGGTGCCGCGGGTGCCCCCGTCACTAAGCTGCACATCAACCTTGCGGTGGGGTACGGCGGCCGCAGCGAGATTACGGCCGCGGTGCGCGACATCATCGCTGAGCACCAGGCCGAGGGCGGCACCATCGAGACGCTGCCCGAGCACCTCACCCCCGATTCGATCGGTGCACATTTGTGGACCCGCGGCCAGGCCGACCCCGATCTCATCATTCGCACCTCAGGCGAGCAGCGCCTGTCTGACTTCATGATCTGGCAGTCAGCGCACGCCGAGTTCTACTTCGTTGAGGCGCTCTACCCCGACCTGCGCGAGGTCGACTTCTTGCGCGCCTTGCGTGACTATTCGACCCGACACCGACGACTCGGAGGCTAA
- a CDS encoding S-ribosylhomocysteine lyase: protein MSDVEIAEVESFSLDHTKVLAPYVRRIGVEHGPKGDAISNYDIRLVQPNEEEIPTGGLHTIEHTIAGLLRTRIDGLIDISPFGCRTGFHMILWGEPQPAEVAAAIKSSLEDIAERVTWDDVPGTAEISCGNYRDHSLHSAKEWSKRILARGISLDAFDRTNIA, encoded by the coding sequence ATGAGTGATGTTGAAATTGCCGAGGTAGAGAGCTTCTCGCTGGACCACACCAAGGTGTTGGCCCCGTATGTGCGCCGCATTGGGGTGGAGCACGGCCCCAAGGGCGACGCGATCTCGAACTACGATATTCGTTTGGTGCAGCCCAACGAAGAAGAGATTCCGACCGGCGGCCTGCACACCATTGAGCACACCATCGCGGGGCTGCTGCGCACCCGCATCGATGGACTCATCGACATCTCGCCGTTTGGCTGCCGCACCGGCTTCCACATGATTTTGTGGGGTGAACCGCAGCCCGCAGAGGTCGCTGCCGCGATCAAGAGCTCCCTCGAGGACATCGCCGAGCGCGTGACGTGGGACGATGTGCCCGGCACCGCAGAAATCAGCTGCGGCAACTACCGCGACCACAGCCTGCACTCGGCCAAGGAATGGTCGAAGCGCATCCTCGCGCGCGGCATCAGCCTCGACGCGTTCGACCGCACGAACATCGCCTAA
- the greA gene encoding transcription elongation factor GreA, with product MAELTQTWLTQDAYDRLQGELDQLAGAGRKEITARIEAAREEGDLKENGGYHAAKDEQGKMEARIRDIEALLKRAVVGEAPQASGVVEIGTVITATIFGSEERFLLGSRELADGSDLNVYSGESPLGKAILGHKIGDELSYQAPNGKEIAVKILAVETYVG from the coding sequence ATGGCCGAGCTCACCCAGACCTGGCTCACTCAGGATGCCTACGACCGGCTTCAGGGAGAGCTTGACCAGCTCGCAGGCGCCGGCCGCAAAGAGATCACGGCCCGCATCGAAGCGGCACGTGAAGAGGGCGACCTCAAGGAGAACGGCGGCTACCACGCTGCGAAAGATGAGCAGGGCAAGATGGAAGCCCGCATTCGCGACATTGAGGCCCTACTGAAGCGCGCTGTCGTGGGCGAAGCTCCCCAGGCCTCGGGCGTGGTTGAGATCGGCACGGTCATCACCGCCACGATCTTCGGCAGCGAAGAGCGGTTCTTGCTCGGCAGCCGTGAGCTCGCCGACGGCTCTGACCTCAACGTGTACAGCGGCGAGAGCCCCCTGGGCAAGGCCATTCTCGGCCACAAGATTGGCGATGAGCTCAGCTACCAGGCTCCCAACGGCAAGGAGATCGCGGTCAAGATTCTCGCGGTCGAGACCTACGTCGGCTAA
- a CDS encoding excisionase family DNA-binding protein codes for MGEEIPPGVLFVVIYSRIGDYTCMYFSCSEAAQRLGVTERQVQRAAASGRLEAQRVGKRFILHERTLHVFQHTVRRGRRWSKQSIADALNLLTGKETVTTGSSRSRLKTKIRSLEVGDLAGILLQRKEVSIHRANPAQASEIPSAVESEAGLGGGGIRVIAEHDARKAALKRRLPIDIEGNVIAVTSEREHAQAIEAAVLAIYGSTRERTAGESVLTKLQESV; via the coding sequence ATGGGCGAAGAAATTCCCCCAGGAGTACTTTTTGTTGTCATATATAGTCGCATAGGCGACTATACGTGTATGTACTTTTCATGTTCAGAGGCTGCTCAGCGGCTCGGGGTGACCGAGCGGCAAGTACAGCGTGCTGCGGCATCGGGGCGGCTGGAAGCGCAGCGCGTCGGCAAGAGGTTCATCCTTCACGAGCGAACACTGCACGTATTCCAGCACACGGTGAGGAGAGGACGCAGGTGGTCGAAGCAATCCATTGCAGACGCGCTCAATTTACTAACGGGCAAGGAAACGGTCACCACCGGATCTTCTCGCAGTAGGTTGAAAACCAAGATTCGGTCACTTGAAGTGGGAGATCTCGCGGGGATTCTGCTGCAGCGTAAAGAGGTATCGATTCATCGCGCGAACCCTGCTCAAGCTTCTGAGATCCCGTCGGCAGTTGAGTCTGAGGCCGGGTTGGGCGGGGGAGGGATTCGCGTGATTGCCGAGCATGACGCCCGCAAGGCTGCGCTCAAGCGGCGCCTACCCATCGATATCGAGGGCAACGTAATTGCCGTGACAAGCGAGCGAGAGCATGCTCAAGCTATTGAAGCTGCCGTGCTGGCTATTTATGGGTCAACGCGGGAACGGACTGCTGGAGAATCCGTGCTGACCAAACTACAAGAATCAGTTTGA